In Nocardia yunnanensis, one DNA window encodes the following:
- a CDS encoding AAA family ATPase, translating to MSAEHPAVPGGRQPAAGRPAGGFQMHRPGATSPASMRGTAVDVPPRPEDSAADHLHRPASGAPEMLADDALLDLSTDIAGKDVEDTLTRLDAELVGLANVKRRVREIAALLVIDRARQRFGLQATRPTMHMSFTGGPGTGKTTVALRMAEMLHALGYIRKPKVHVVTRDDLVGQFIGHTAPKTKEALAKAAGGVLFIDEAYYLFRPENERDYGQEVIEILLQEMENERTSLVVIFAGYPDRMETFFSANPGLSSRVAHHIEFPDYTHDELMAIAELMVRQENFRFDPAAAQAFSRYLELRMARPRFANARSVRNALERCRLRQAKRLVELHRPVGRTDLITLTDSDVLGSSVFADAPADSTSPADSNGSAGEGASP from the coding sequence GTGAGCGCGGAACACCCCGCGGTACCGGGCGGTCGGCAACCTGCTGCCGGCCGCCCGGCGGGCGGGTTCCAGATGCATCGGCCCGGGGCCACGAGCCCCGCGTCGATGCGCGGTACGGCCGTCGATGTTCCTCCCCGACCGGAGGATTCGGCGGCCGACCACCTGCACCGCCCCGCCTCCGGCGCACCGGAGATGCTGGCCGACGACGCCCTGCTGGATCTGTCGACCGATATCGCGGGCAAGGACGTCGAGGACACGCTGACGCGCCTGGACGCCGAATTGGTCGGGCTGGCGAATGTCAAACGCCGCGTGCGCGAGATCGCGGCGCTGCTGGTCATCGACCGCGCCCGGCAGCGCTTCGGGCTCCAGGCTACCCGCCCGACCATGCACATGAGCTTCACCGGCGGCCCCGGCACCGGCAAGACCACGGTGGCGCTGCGCATGGCCGAGATGCTGCACGCGCTCGGCTACATTCGAAAACCCAAGGTGCACGTGGTGACTCGCGACGACCTGGTCGGCCAGTTCATCGGGCACACCGCGCCCAAGACCAAGGAGGCCCTCGCCAAGGCCGCCGGGGGAGTGCTGTTCATCGACGAGGCCTACTACCTGTTTCGTCCCGAGAACGAGCGGGACTACGGCCAGGAGGTCATCGAAATCCTGTTGCAGGAGATGGAGAACGAGCGCACCAGCCTCGTGGTCATCTTCGCCGGCTACCCCGATCGCATGGAGACGTTCTTCTCCGCCAACCCGGGCCTGTCCTCCCGCGTCGCCCACCACATCGAATTCCCCGACTACACCCACGACGAACTCATGGCCATCGCCGAACTCATGGTGCGCCAGGAGAACTTCCGCTTCGATCCCGCTGCCGCCCAAGCCTTCTCGCGCTATCTGGAGCTGCGCATGGCCCGGCCTCGCTTCGCCAACGCCCGCAGTGTGCGCAATGCCCTCGAACGCTGCCGGCTGCGCCAGGCCAAACGGCTGGTGGAGCTGCACCGCCCGGTGGGCCGCACCGATCTGATCACCCTGACGGACAGCGATGTCCTCGGCAGCAGTGTGTTCGCGGACGCCCCCGCAGACTCGACGAGCCCTGCCGACTCGAACGGGTCCGCCGGCGAGGGGGCATCTCCATGA
- a CDS encoding class 1 fructose-bisphosphatase: MPEGLKTLTRYTIESEHRQPGASGEFSALLNVLATATKIIANQVTRGAIVGSLGATDAANLPVTVHRRMDAIANDIMVAESQWTGPLSALVSEQMRDCHPVPSEYRRGKYLLAFDPLDGSSNIDVNLPVGTIFSVLRAPEDGREATGADFLQPGVQQVCAGFTLYGPATMLVLTTGSGVDGFTLDREVGAFVLTHPRMRIPEDTAGFAINAANERFWERPVRRYVHECLQGGDGPRGRDFNMRWVASLVADTFHILTRGGLYMYPRDTRNPERPGRVSLLYGANPIAFIVEQAGGAASTGHERVLDVRPEELHQRIPFIFGSRNEVERIERYHREPDEGPSFDASLFGSRSLFRASRH, encoded by the coding sequence GTGCCCGAAGGACTGAAGACCCTCACCCGCTACACCATCGAGTCCGAGCATCGTCAGCCCGGCGCGTCCGGCGAGTTCTCGGCGCTGCTCAACGTGCTCGCCACCGCCACCAAAATCATTGCCAACCAAGTCACCCGGGGCGCCATCGTCGGCTCCCTGGGTGCCACCGATGCCGCGAACCTGCCGGTCACCGTGCATCGCCGGATGGACGCCATCGCCAACGACATCATGGTGGCCGAGAGCCAGTGGACGGGTCCGCTCTCGGCGCTGGTGTCCGAGCAGATGCGCGACTGCCATCCGGTGCCCAGCGAATACCGGCGCGGCAAGTATCTGCTCGCCTTCGATCCGCTCGACGGTTCCAGCAATATCGACGTGAACCTGCCCGTCGGAACGATTTTCAGTGTGCTGCGCGCACCCGAGGACGGGCGCGAGGCGACCGGCGCGGACTTCCTGCAGCCGGGCGTGCAGCAGGTGTGCGCGGGCTTCACCCTCTACGGGCCGGCGACCATGCTGGTGCTGACCACCGGCAGCGGGGTCGACGGGTTCACCCTCGACCGGGAGGTGGGCGCGTTCGTGCTCACCCACCCGCGCATGCGCATCCCCGAGGACACCGCCGGATTCGCCATCAACGCCGCCAACGAACGGTTCTGGGAACGCCCGGTGCGCCGCTACGTCCACGAATGCCTGCAAGGCGGCGACGGTCCGCGCGGGCGCGATTTCAATATGCGCTGGGTCGCCTCGCTGGTGGCCGACACCTTCCACATCCTCACCCGCGGCGGGCTCTACATGTACCCGCGTGACACCCGCAATCCCGAACGGCCGGGCCGGGTTTCGCTGCTCTACGGCGCGAACCCGATCGCCTTCATCGTGGAGCAGGCCGGCGGTGCGGCCAGCACCGGGCACGAGCGGGTCCTGGACGTGCGGCCCGAGGAGCTGCACCAGCGGATTCCGTTCATCTTCGGATCCCGCAACGAGGTCGAGCGGATCGAGCGCTATCACCGCGAACCGGACGAGGGGCCCAGCTTCGACGCCTCGCTGTTCGGTTCGCGGTCGCTGTTCCGCGCGTCGCGCCACTGA
- a CDS encoding phosphoribulokinase yields MSVKHPVVAITGSSGAGTTSVTRTFQEIFRREGINAAIVEGDSFHRYDRNEMKLAMAEAEQQRNLTFSHFGPEANLLSELETLFRDYGESGVGAVRRYLHDDDEAKPFGQPTGTFTPWEELAPGSDLLFYEGLHGAAVCEDIDVSRYADLLVGVVPIINLEWIQKVHRDRTERGYSDEAILDTILRRMPDYVKHICPQFSRTYVNFQRVPTVDTSNPFTARTIPTADESFVVIRFADPKVIDFPYLLSMLHDSFMSRPNSIVVPGGKMALAMQLIFTPLILRLMDKRPKRLR; encoded by the coding sequence ATGTCGGTCAAACATCCCGTGGTCGCGATCACCGGCTCGTCCGGTGCGGGCACGACCAGCGTCACGCGAACCTTCCAGGAGATCTTCCGCCGCGAAGGCATCAACGCGGCCATCGTGGAAGGGGATTCGTTCCATCGCTACGACCGCAACGAGATGAAATTGGCCATGGCCGAGGCCGAGCAGCAGCGCAATCTGACCTTCTCGCATTTCGGGCCGGAGGCGAATCTGCTCAGCGAGCTGGAAACCCTGTTCCGTGACTACGGGGAGTCCGGGGTCGGCGCGGTGCGGCGGTATCTGCACGATGACGACGAGGCCAAACCCTTCGGGCAGCCCACGGGCACCTTCACCCCCTGGGAGGAGCTCGCGCCCGGCAGCGATCTGCTGTTCTACGAGGGCCTGCACGGGGCGGCGGTGTGCGAGGACATCGACGTGTCGCGGTACGCGGATCTGCTGGTGGGCGTGGTGCCGATCATCAATCTGGAGTGGATTCAGAAGGTGCATCGCGACCGGACCGAACGCGGGTATTCCGACGAGGCGATCCTCGACACCATCCTGCGGCGCATGCCCGATTACGTGAAGCACATCTGCCCGCAGTTCTCGCGCACCTACGTGAACTTCCAGCGGGTGCCGACGGTCGACACCTCGAATCCGTTCACCGCGCGCACGATTCCGACCGCGGACGAGAGTTTCGTGGTGATCCGTTTCGCCGATCCGAAGGTGATCGACTTCCCGTATCTGCTGTCGATGCTGCACGATTCGTTCATGTCGCGGCCCAACAGCATCGTGGTGCCGGGCGGCAAGATGGCGCTGGCCATGCAGTTGATCTTCACGCCGCTGATCCTGCGGCTGATGGACAAAAGACCCAAACGGCTGCGCTGA
- a CDS encoding HdeD family acid-resistance protein, producing MTTSKEGVYEGPVHALARSAWQSILVTGLLSVVLGILVLVWPGPTLVVAGVLFGIYLLVSGVFQLIAAFGLHISTWMRVLSFITAILSFILGFFCFRNEFQAIGLLALWIGITWIFRGTAVLVAAMSDAAIPGRGWQILFGILLIVGGGLLIVEPFRSITALVVVVGCWLIAIGIFEVISAFQVKSTARHLSTGV from the coding sequence ATGACAACCAGCAAAGAGGGAGTTTACGAAGGGCCGGTTCATGCGCTGGCCCGTAGTGCGTGGCAGTCGATCCTGGTCACCGGCCTTCTCTCGGTGGTGCTGGGCATCCTGGTGCTGGTGTGGCCCGGACCCACCCTGGTCGTCGCCGGTGTCCTGTTCGGCATCTACCTGCTCGTCTCCGGTGTCTTCCAATTGATCGCGGCGTTCGGCCTGCACATCAGCACCTGGATGCGAGTGCTGTCGTTCATCACCGCGATCCTGTCGTTCATTCTGGGATTCTTCTGCTTCCGCAACGAATTCCAGGCCATCGGGCTGCTGGCGCTGTGGATCGGCATCACCTGGATCTTCCGCGGCACCGCGGTGCTGGTGGCGGCGATGTCGGATGCGGCGATTCCGGGCCGGGGCTGGCAGATCCTGTTCGGCATCCTGCTCATCGTCGGCGGCGGCCTGCTGATCGTGGAGCCGTTCCGTTCCATCACCGCGCTGGTCGTGGTGGTGGGCTGCTGGCTCATCGCGATCGGCATCTTCGAGGTGATCTCGGCCTTCCAGGTCAAGAGCACCGCGCGCCATCTCTCGACCGGCGTCTGA
- a CDS encoding YoaK family protein has product MRLSAVLSVLAGFIGAAAYAHSEGYFVTFMTGNTERGILGHFAGDHTLAFGAAAIIVCFLAGVFVASICRRFWWNNHPHGATMLTTAALFVAAVTDYLLGERSIGLLPILFVAFGMGAINTSFVKNGEVSVPVTYVTGTLVKFAQGVERHIAGGGGVRDWLGYAVQYVSFAMGAVIGGVVSLFVNGPSMLNAAFVGSLLVAGYTWRADIRWVRRNVRLGAGEE; this is encoded by the coding sequence ATGCGGCTGTCCGCGGTGCTCTCCGTGCTGGCGGGATTCATCGGCGCGGCCGCGTACGCCCATTCCGAGGGCTACTTCGTGACCTTCATGACCGGCAATACCGAACGCGGGATCCTCGGCCACTTCGCCGGCGACCACACCCTCGCCTTCGGCGCCGCGGCGATCATCGTCTGCTTCCTCGCGGGCGTTTTCGTGGCCTCGATCTGCCGGCGCTTCTGGTGGAACAACCACCCGCACGGCGCGACCATGCTCACCACCGCCGCCCTGTTCGTCGCCGCGGTGACCGACTACCTGCTGGGTGAGCGCAGTATCGGCCTGCTGCCGATCCTGTTCGTGGCCTTCGGCATGGGCGCGATCAACACCTCGTTCGTGAAGAACGGCGAGGTGTCGGTCCCGGTCACCTACGTGACCGGCACCCTGGTGAAATTCGCCCAGGGCGTGGAGCGCCACATCGCCGGCGGCGGCGGTGTGCGCGACTGGCTCGGCTATGCGGTGCAATATGTTTCGTTCGCGATGGGCGCGGTCATCGGCGGCGTGGTGTCGCTGTTCGTCAACGGCCCCTCCATGCTGAACGCCGCGTTCGTCGGCTCACTGCTGGTGGCCGGATACACCTGGCGGGCCGATATTCGCTGGGTGCGGCGAAACGTGCGGCTCGGGGCCGGCGAGGAGTGA
- a CDS encoding thiolase family protein: MTSAVIVDAVRTPSGKGKTGGGLSEVHPATLLSGVLGSLLERTGIDPALVDDVIGGCVTQSGEQAFNISRTAVLAAGFPESVPATTVDRQCGSSQQAAHFAAQGVIAGAYDIAIACGVESMSRVPMFSNAQGQDANRGPIAHRYPNGLVQQGIAAEVISARWKFDRAALDDFAARSHQSAAATAASGGFDNEIVPAGRLTADETIRANTTVEGLAGLKPAFVDAEFKARFPEIDWSITPGNSSPLTDGASAALIMSEEKAAQLGLKARARFHNFAVVGDDPLLMLTAVVPATRKVLARAGLSIDDIDVYEVNEAFAPVPLVWAHEIGADPAKLNPRGGAIALGHPLGASGTRILTTMLNHLEQTGGRYGLMTMCEAGGLANATIIERL; encoded by the coding sequence ATGACCTCCGCCGTCATCGTCGACGCCGTCCGCACCCCCTCGGGAAAAGGGAAAACCGGTGGCGGACTGTCGGAAGTGCATCCGGCCACGCTGCTGTCGGGGGTGCTGGGCAGCCTACTCGAGCGCACCGGCATCGACCCCGCGCTGGTGGACGATGTGATCGGCGGTTGCGTCACGCAAAGCGGTGAGCAGGCGTTCAATATCTCGCGCACCGCGGTGCTGGCGGCCGGATTTCCCGAGTCCGTGCCCGCGACGACGGTCGATCGGCAGTGTGGATCGTCACAGCAGGCCGCGCACTTCGCCGCCCAGGGCGTGATCGCCGGCGCCTACGACATCGCCATCGCCTGCGGCGTGGAGTCGATGTCACGGGTGCCCATGTTCTCCAACGCGCAGGGCCAGGACGCCAACCGCGGGCCGATCGCCCACCGCTACCCGAACGGGCTTGTCCAGCAGGGCATCGCGGCCGAGGTGATCAGCGCCCGCTGGAAGTTCGATCGGGCCGCGCTGGACGACTTCGCGGCACGGTCGCACCAATCCGCCGCGGCCACCGCGGCTTCGGGCGGGTTCGACAACGAAATCGTGCCCGCGGGCAGGCTCACCGCCGACGAGACCATTCGCGCGAACACCACCGTGGAAGGGCTGGCCGGGCTGAAGCCCGCCTTCGTCGACGCCGAATTCAAGGCGCGGTTCCCGGAAATCGACTGGTCCATCACACCCGGCAACTCCTCGCCGCTGACCGACGGCGCGTCGGCGGCGCTGATCATGAGTGAGGAGAAGGCGGCTCAGCTGGGGCTGAAAGCGCGCGCCCGATTCCACAACTTCGCGGTCGTCGGCGACGATCCGCTGCTCATGCTCACCGCGGTCGTCCCCGCGACCCGCAAGGTCCTCGCTCGCGCCGGGCTGAGCATTGACGATATCGACGTATACGAGGTCAACGAGGCGTTCGCGCCGGTTCCGCTGGTGTGGGCGCACGAAATCGGTGCGGACCCGGCCAAGTTGAACCCGCGCGGCGGTGCGATCGCGCTCGGGCACCCGCTCGGCGCGTCCGGCACGCGGATTCTCACCACCATGCTCAACCACCTCGAGCAGACCGGCGGCCGCTACGGGCTGATGACCATGTGCGAGGCCGGCGGTCTGGCCAACGCCACCATCATCGAACGGCTCTGA
- a CDS encoding winged helix DNA-binding domain-containing protein — MKVSWDQVFGWRVRRQFVDPRSDGDAVAVVRRLCGVQAQVTSAAETAVALRRSQGTPGAVVAALGEGTLVKTWAMRGTLHALTPELGAAALSLMASARTWEKPAWTKVSGATPEDVAALVKAVGAILDRRVLTRDELVGELIAEPRFQPLETHLRSGWGSMLKPLAWQGALCHGPSRGTSITFGNPAHLIPGWTGIPDPEVAAPLVIRAYLGAYGPATPEIFNNWLTRNFLSKTIVRKWFSQLGDELTEIEVEGRKGFFLTEHLEELAATEPTSAVHLLGQFDQYVLGPGTGDSVLLPADHRAKVSRTAGWISPLVLIGGRIAGTWELDKTTLVVSMFDGAPVPSAAIRAELPRLATATGLPIESVRAAPTPTSRSPRR, encoded by the coding sequence GTGAAGGTTTCCTGGGATCAGGTGTTCGGCTGGCGGGTGCGGCGGCAGTTCGTGGATCCACGGTCGGACGGCGATGCCGTGGCGGTGGTGCGGCGGCTGTGCGGGGTGCAGGCGCAGGTGACCTCGGCGGCGGAAACCGCTGTCGCGCTGCGGCGTTCGCAGGGAACGCCGGGCGCGGTGGTGGCGGCGCTGGGGGAGGGCACGCTGGTGAAGACGTGGGCGATGCGCGGGACGCTGCACGCGCTCACCCCGGAGTTGGGTGCGGCGGCGTTGTCGCTCATGGCTTCGGCGCGAACGTGGGAGAAGCCGGCGTGGACCAAGGTTTCCGGCGCGACGCCCGAGGATGTCGCCGCGCTGGTGAAGGCGGTCGGGGCGATCCTCGACCGCCGGGTGCTCACCCGCGACGAACTCGTGGGTGAGCTGATCGCCGAACCCCGTTTCCAGCCGCTGGAGACGCATCTGCGCTCGGGCTGGGGTTCGATGCTCAAGCCGCTGGCCTGGCAGGGGGCGCTGTGTCACGGACCGAGTCGCGGGACTTCGATCACCTTCGGCAATCCCGCACATCTGATTCCCGGCTGGACCGGCATCCCGGATCCGGAGGTGGCCGCGCCGTTGGTGATCCGCGCCTACCTGGGCGCGTACGGCCCGGCGACCCCGGAGATCTTCAACAACTGGCTCACTCGCAACTTCTTGAGCAAAACGATTGTGCGGAAATGGTTTTCCCAGCTGGGGGACGAGCTGACGGAAATCGAGGTGGAAGGCCGCAAGGGGTTCTTCCTCACCGAGCACCTCGAGGAACTGGCGGCGACCGAGCCCACCTCGGCCGTCCATCTGCTCGGTCAGTTCGATCAGTACGTGCTGGGCCCCGGTACTGGGGACAGTGTTCTGCTGCCCGCCGACCATCGTGCGAAGGTCAGCCGGACCGCCGGCTGGATTTCGCCATTGGTACTGATCGGCGGCCGGATCGCCGGGACCTGGGAACTCGACAAGACGACGCTGGTGGTCTCCATGTTCGACGGCGCACCGGTGCCGAGCGCCGCGATCCGCGCCGAGCTACCCCGGCTCGCGACGGCCACCGGTCTACCGATCGAATCGGTCAGGGCCGCACCCACACCCACCAGCCGCTCTCCTCGACGGTGA
- a CDS encoding serine hydrolase domain-containing protein, whose translation MRIGWSAAVVVLVAAAGCGSVATTAPQPVSTTPMAVSPQRIEKIRADIDALVRSGSPGAIATVTEHGQTVTLTAGVGDRGSGAPIPMAPPQQVRVGSISKTFAAALLMQLVSEGKLRLDEPVDTYLPGLLTGDGVDGRAITVRQILQHRSGLPELSDDPEVDVVRAVAAGRTFTPAQEIAIALRKPAQFAPGEKFKYTNTNFIVAGMLVEKVTGRAYSEELNGRILTPTQLPDTYLPGPGEVDFRGPHPHGYATVDGTLTDVTRSEPSVAWSAGGMIASGNDLNRFFLALLAGKIVPDAQLREMLATQPAWPNNPMKYGLGIGSTDLPCGAQFYGHEGEIAGYITLSGATHDGRAVTLTLNASLDNQPDWTNILSDALCP comes from the coding sequence ATGCGAATCGGGTGGAGTGCGGCGGTGGTGGTGCTGGTCGCGGCGGCGGGCTGTGGGAGCGTGGCCACGACGGCTCCGCAGCCGGTGTCGACCACTCCGATGGCGGTGTCGCCGCAGCGAATCGAGAAGATCCGCGCCGATATCGACGCGCTCGTACGGTCGGGCAGCCCGGGAGCGATCGCGACGGTGACCGAGCACGGGCAGACCGTGACACTGACCGCCGGGGTCGGCGATCGCGGCAGCGGGGCGCCGATTCCGATGGCGCCGCCACAGCAGGTGCGGGTCGGCAGCATTTCGAAAACCTTTGCGGCAGCGCTCCTCATGCAACTGGTGTCGGAAGGGAAGCTGCGGCTGGACGAGCCTGTCGATACCTATCTGCCGGGACTACTGACCGGCGACGGGGTGGATGGTCGCGCAATCACGGTGCGCCAGATTTTGCAGCATCGCAGCGGCCTGCCGGAGCTCTCGGACGATCCAGAGGTGGACGTGGTGCGGGCGGTCGCCGCGGGCCGCACCTTCACCCCGGCGCAGGAGATCGCGATCGCGCTGCGCAAACCCGCGCAATTCGCGCCGGGGGAGAAGTTCAAATACACGAATACCAACTTCATCGTCGCGGGCATGCTGGTCGAGAAGGTCACGGGCAGGGCGTATTCCGAGGAGCTGAACGGCCGCATCCTCACCCCGACTCAACTCCCCGACACCTATCTGCCGGGACCGGGCGAGGTCGATTTCCGCGGCCCGCACCCACACGGGTACGCGACGGTCGACGGGACGCTGACCGACGTCACCCGCTCCGAGCCGTCCGTCGCGTGGTCCGCCGGCGGAATGATCGCGAGCGGAAACGATCTCAACCGCTTCTTCCTGGCCTTGCTAGCCGGCAAGATCGTCCCCGACGCCCAACTGCGCGAAATGCTCGCAACCCAGCCCGCGTGGCCGAACAACCCGATGAAATACGGCCTCGGCATCGGCTCCACCGACCTACCCTGCGGCGCACAGTTCTACGGCCACGAAGGCGAGATCGCCGGCTACATCACGCTCTCCGGCGCGACCCACGACGGCCGCGCCGTCACCCTCACCCTCAACGCTTCCCTCGACAACCAACCAGACTGGACCAACATCCTCTCAGACGCCTTGTGCCCGTGA
- a CDS encoding NUDIX hydrolase: MTLADRFPLLYAPARWEWGGLGVQFSTDLPPDELVTNIHVVCFVGDRIVLCRDTRDIWILPGGTREAHESIESCVIRELAEEAGAELAGPLHPFGAHYATTDHPTPYRPWQPHPPKAWLWCTADVTLTGEPTNPDDAEHILEVRTFPLPEARHHAATDAPHLPDLLTLATHLHPR, from the coding sequence ATGACGCTCGCCGACCGCTTCCCCCTCCTCTACGCCCCGGCCCGCTGGGAATGGGGCGGTCTCGGTGTCCAGTTCTCCACCGACCTCCCACCCGACGAGCTGGTCACCAACATTCACGTCGTCTGCTTCGTCGGTGACCGCATCGTCCTGTGCCGCGACACCCGTGACATCTGGATCCTCCCCGGCGGCACCCGCGAAGCCCACGAATCCATCGAATCCTGCGTGATCCGCGAACTCGCCGAAGAGGCCGGCGCCGAACTAGCAGGCCCCCTCCACCCTTTCGGCGCCCACTACGCGACCACCGACCACCCCACCCCCTACCGCCCCTGGCAGCCCCACCCGCCCAAAGCCTGGCTCTGGTGCACAGCAGACGTCACCCTCACCGGAGAGCCCACCAATCCCGACGACGCCGAACACATCCTGGAAGTCCGTACTTTCCCCCTCCCCGAAGCCCGCCACCACGCCGCCACCGACGCCCCCCACCTCCCCGACCTCCTCACCCTCGCCACCCACCTCCACCCCCGCTAG
- a CDS encoding SRPBCC domain-containing protein: MAFVIDRTVEIDAPAELVWQVLTDVDRYGEWNPFCLECKTTLEPGSPIDMKVRLVGPKPKRQREFIRTHTPGTEFSYSMKPVPLGLLSSERSHTVTSLEGGRTRYVSHFQLQGALAPVVSGLLGKALTTGFEGMTNAVKTRAEALKSVRD, translated from the coding sequence ATGGCCTTCGTCATCGACAGAACCGTGGAGATCGACGCGCCCGCCGAGCTGGTCTGGCAGGTGCTCACCGATGTGGACAGGTATGGGGAATGGAATCCCTTCTGCCTGGAGTGCAAGACCACCCTCGAACCGGGGTCGCCGATCGATATGAAGGTGCGGCTCGTCGGGCCGAAACCCAAGCGGCAGCGCGAATTCATCCGCACGCATACGCCGGGTACGGAATTCAGCTACAGCATGAAGCCGGTGCCGTTGGGTCTGCTCAGCAGCGAGCGCTCGCACACGGTGACTTCGCTCGAGGGCGGACGCACCCGCTATGTCTCGCATTTCCAGCTCCAGGGTGCGCTCGCCCCGGTGGTCTCCGGCCTGCTGGGCAAGGCGCTGACCACCGGGTTCGAGGGCATGACGAATGCGGTCAAGACTCGCGCCGAGGCCCTGAAGTCCGTGCGCGACTGA
- a CDS encoding HNH endonuclease family protein encodes MLQKLRSSPALRRALKAALSLLFVIALAVVAVVLERHGGTTEPDSSGPPPPSGPAQPAGSASEITALLAKLKVADELPMTGYSRDRFPHWDTNKPDHGFGDTFAPYSRCDTRTVVLLRDATGPAKLDPASCKFNLGKDAGWRDQYGVMDKKTNALKPYKWTTDSSGLDIDHIVALAEAWRSGASKWDDDTRRNIANDALNLVISDPTANRSKGDQDPSSYLPPGNFRCAYIGHYIQVKVKYGLNVDTKEQTALRTAVQDCITKGGFT; translated from the coding sequence ATGTTGCAGAAGCTACGCTCGTCCCCCGCGCTGCGCCGCGCGCTGAAAGCGGCGCTGTCGTTGCTGTTCGTGATCGCCCTGGCCGTGGTGGCGGTCGTCCTCGAAAGACACGGGGGCACTACCGAACCGGATTCGAGCGGGCCGCCCCCGCCGTCCGGCCCGGCCCAGCCGGCGGGTTCGGCCAGCGAGATCACCGCGCTGCTCGCGAAACTGAAGGTCGCCGACGAACTTCCGATGACCGGCTATTCGCGCGACCGCTTCCCGCATTGGGACACCAACAAACCCGACCATGGATTCGGCGACACCTTCGCCCCCTACAGTCGCTGCGACACCCGCACCGTGGTGCTGCTGCGCGACGCCACCGGACCGGCGAAACTCGACCCGGCCTCGTGCAAATTCAATCTTGGCAAAGACGCCGGGTGGCGCGACCAGTACGGGGTGATGGACAAGAAGACCAATGCCCTCAAGCCCTACAAGTGGACCACCGATTCGTCGGGCCTGGACATCGACCACATCGTCGCGCTGGCCGAGGCGTGGCGATCGGGCGCGTCGAAATGGGACGACGACACCCGGCGCAATATCGCCAATGACGCCTTGAACCTGGTGATCTCCGATCCCACCGCGAATCGCTCCAAAGGCGACCAGGATCCGTCGAGCTATCTCCCACCCGGGAATTTCCGGTGCGCCTATATCGGGCACTACATCCAGGTGAAAGTAAAGTACGGATTGAACGTCGATACCAAGGAGCAGACCGCATTACGCACCGCGGTGCAGGACTGCATCACCAAGGGAGGCTTCACATAG
- a CDS encoding NAD(P)H-dependent flavin oxidoreductase: MRTEICDRLGIDVPIFAFTHCRDVAAAVSNAGGLGVLGAVGFTADQLEVELQWLDEHVQGVYGVDLVIPSKYEGKGVEGLTPEELEAQLAKLVPQGHRDFAEKILNDHGVPHLPPEEKHNQLLGWTATTVAPQIEVILKHPKAKLVANALGTPPDDVIKQIQDSGRLIGALCGSVKHALNHKRAGLDFVVMQGTEGGGHCGEIASVVLWPQVVDAIGDMPALAAGGIGNGRQVAAALAMGAAGAWTGSLWLTVEEANVPPAQMQTYIDATSSDTVRSRSWTGKPCRMLKNDWTEAWEAPENPKPLGMPLQMMVALDGVKRGHRYPEQAKDVNFNPVGQVVGMMNKMERSADVVQRLIAEYLESCERLNKLNNG; the protein is encoded by the coding sequence ATGCGTACCGAGATCTGTGATCGCCTCGGCATCGACGTGCCCATCTTCGCCTTCACCCATTGCCGGGACGTGGCCGCCGCGGTCAGTAATGCGGGCGGTCTCGGCGTGCTCGGCGCGGTCGGGTTCACCGCGGACCAGCTCGAGGTGGAGCTGCAGTGGCTCGACGAGCACGTCCAGGGCGTCTACGGCGTGGACCTGGTCATCCCCTCCAAGTACGAGGGCAAGGGCGTCGAGGGCCTGACCCCGGAGGAGCTGGAAGCCCAACTGGCCAAACTGGTTCCGCAGGGCCACCGCGACTTCGCCGAGAAGATTCTCAACGACCACGGTGTGCCGCATCTGCCGCCGGAGGAGAAGCACAACCAGCTGCTGGGCTGGACCGCCACCACGGTCGCCCCGCAGATCGAGGTGATCCTCAAGCACCCCAAGGCGAAGCTGGTCGCCAACGCGCTGGGCACCCCGCCCGACGATGTGATCAAGCAGATCCAGGACTCCGGCCGCCTCATCGGCGCGCTCTGCGGATCGGTCAAGCACGCGCTCAACCACAAGCGGGCCGGGCTGGACTTCGTGGTCATGCAGGGCACCGAGGGCGGCGGGCACTGTGGCGAGATCGCCTCGGTGGTGCTGTGGCCGCAGGTCGTCGACGCCATCGGCGATATGCCGGCGCTCGCGGCCGGCGGCATCGGCAACGGCCGTCAGGTGGCGGCCGCGCTGGCCATGGGCGCGGCGGGCGCCTGGACCGGTTCGCTGTGGCTGACCGTCGAGGAGGCCAATGTGCCGCCCGCGCAGATGCAGACCTACATCGACGCCACCAGTTCCGACACCGTGCGCTCGCGCTCGTGGACCGGTAAGCCCTGCCGCATGCTCAAGAACGACTGGACCGAGGCGTGGGAGGCGCCGGAAAACCCGAAGCCGCTGGGCATGCCGCTGCAGATGATGGTCGCCCTCGACGGCGTCAAGCGCGGGCACCGCTATCCCGAACAGGCCAAGGACGTGAACTTCAACCCGGTCGGCCAGGTCGTGGGCATGATGAACAAGATGGAACGCTCCGCCGACGTGGTGCAGCGGCTCATCGCCGAGTACCTGGAGTCGTGCGAGCGACTCAACAAGCTCAACAACGGCTGA